One Gossypium hirsutum isolate 1008001.06 chromosome A11, Gossypium_hirsutum_v2.1, whole genome shotgun sequence genomic window carries:
- the LOC107923920 gene encoding uncharacterized protein isoform X2, giving the protein MLENPTPTAADAAPAIKRYAPPNQRNRSLGRRKSGEKNQGATSRNINPVGDAGSSAILNEDNPRHALIPLEGCSRSDASRLLSNRWAAVLHRYHDTSIDLSERPVLYSGISDSAWRNFRLPHQMMSPANKTGPSSGSQMDFLAELRRAIRNANTDN; this is encoded by the exons ATGTTGGAAAACCCTACACCCACCGCAGCTGATGCCGCTCCTGCCATCAAACGCTATGCTCCTCCCAATCAACG AAATCGTTCTCTCGGACGCCGTAAATCTGGAG AGAAGAATCAAGGTGCCACATCGAGAAACATTAATCCAGTCGGGGATGCTGGGAGCAGCGCTATCCTGAATGAAGACAACCCTCGTCATGCTTTGATACCTTTAGAAGGCTGTTCTAGAAGTGATGCCTCTAGGCTTTTAAGCAATC GTTGGGCAGCTGTCTTACATCGCTACCATGATACATCCATTGACTTGTCTG AAAGACCAGTTCTGTACTCTGGAATTAGTGATTCAGCCTGGAGGAATTTCAGACTTCCCCATCAG ATGATGTCCCCAGCAAACAAAACCGGGCCTTCATCTGGCTCACAGATGGATTTCTTAGCTGAGCTTCGTCGTGCAATTCGAAATGCCAATACCGACAACTAA
- the LOC107923919 gene encoding uncharacterized protein: MAMLGASPIRFSSFPPSSSYLTSTFKPTSSSTLSLVVVGKSIIYRRCVACSAVQESSTPTATAETKGTTPPSAGVAGGEEEVKAAPKAAAAKPKPAAKAPAKSLPELMSEDVIPSLKTILEAQDDISEIELTFQDNKLEGSFLKEGCPYSFWAFFPDGGLTGPKGFSLSSYGSGASTVEPFLVDEKKITARHVVFWVEKRLAAQGIIPVWKE, from the exons ATGGCTATGCTGGGAGCAAGTCCAATTAGGTTCTCAAGCTTTCCACCGTCTTCTTCATATCTCACTTCCACCTTCAAACCCACCTCCTCTTCCACACTATCATTA GTTGTGGTGGGGAAATCAATTATCTATCGTCGATGTGTCGCCTGCTCCGCTGTTCAGGAATCTTCTACTCCTACAG CCACTGCTGAAACCAAGGGAACCACTCCACCATCAGCCGGCGTTGCTGGTGGTGAGGAGGAAGTGAAGGCTGCCCCAAAAGCAGCTGCAGCAAAGCCTAAACCTGCTGCAAAGGCTCCTGCCAAATCTTTGCCGGAGTTGATGTCGGAGGATGTCATCCCTTCATTGAAAACAATACTTGAAGCTCAAGATGATATATCTGAAATTGAGCTCACTTTCCAAGACAACAAG TTGGAAGGTTCATTCCTGAAGGAGGGCTGTCCCTACTCTTTCTGGGCCTTCTTCCCTGATGGAGGCCTAACAG GTCCCAAAGGTTTTTCATTGTCTTCATATGGCTCAGGAGCAAGCACAGTGGAGCCTTTCCTCGTTGATGAGAAGAAAATTACCGCAAGGCATGTAGTTTTCTGGGTCGAAAAGCGTTTGGCCGCCCAAGGAATTATTCCTGTCTGGAAAGAATGA
- the LOC107923918 gene encoding glyoxylate/succinic semialdehyde reductase 1: MEVGFLGLGIMGKAMSMNLLKNGFKVTVWNRTLSKCDELVAHGASVGETPAEVVKKCNITIAILSDPAAALSVVFDKDGVLDQIGSGKGYIDMSTVDPETSCKISEAIALKGGHFLEAPVSGSKQPAETGQLVILAAGDKALYEEAVPAFDVLGKKPFFLGPVGNGAKMKLVINMIMGSVMNAFSEGLILAERSRLNPHSLLEVLDLGGIANPMFRGKGPEMLKDNYSPAFPLKHQQKDMRLALALGDQNAVSMPVAAAANEAFKKARSMGLGDLDFSAVFETVKLLKHSS; the protein is encoded by the exons atggaggttggatttttgggactgGGAATAATGGGAAAAGCTATGTCCATGAATTTGCTGAAGAATGGATTCAAAGTCACTGTTTGGAACAGAACTCTTTCTAAG TGTGATGAACTGGTGGCTCATGGTGCCTCAGTTGGAGAAACCCCTGCAGAAGTAGTAAAGAAATGCAACATCACCATTGCCATTTTGTCTGACCCTGCTGCTGCTCTTTCG GTTGTATTTGACAAAGATGGAGTTCTAGACCAAATTGGCAGTGGGAAAGGTTATATTGACATGTCAACTGTTGATCCCGAGACTTCTTGCAAAATCAGTGAG GCAATTGCATTAAAAGGCGGCCACTTCCTTGAGGCACCTGTTTCTGGTAGCAAACAGCCCGCAGAAACTGGTCAACTTGTGATTCTTGCAGCTGGAGATAAG GCATTGTATGAAGAAGCTGTTCCAGCTTTTGATGTATTAGGAAAGAAACCTTTCTTCTTGGGACCAGTTGGTAATGGAGCCAAAATGAAACTTGTCATCAACATGATAATGGGCAG TGTGATGAATGCATTTTCGGAAGGACTTATACTGGCCGAAAGAAGCAGATTGAATCCACATAGCCTTCTCGAAGTGTTG GACTTGGGTGGGATTGCCAACCCAATGTTTAGAGGAAAGGGACCAGAAATGCTTAAAGACAATTATTCCCCTGCATTTCCTTTGAAACATCAGCAGAAAGATATGAGGTTGGCTCTTGCCCTTGGGGATCAAAATGCAGTATCAATGCCAGTAGCCGCTGCAGCTAATGag GCTTTCAAGAAGGCCAGAAGCATGGGGCTGGGAGACCTTGATTTTTCAGCTGTTTTCGAGACTGTGAAGCTTCTTAAACATTCATCTTGA
- the LOC107923920 gene encoding uncharacterized protein isoform X1 — protein sequence MLENPTPTAADAAPAIKRYAPPNQRNRSLGRRKSGDRFDWTNNVYGNDSEKNQGATSRNINPVGDAGSSAILNEDNPRHALIPLEGCSRSDASRLLSNRWAAVLHRYHDTSIDLSERPVLYSGISDSAWRNFRLPHQMMSPANKTGPSSGSQMDFLAELRRAIRNANTDN from the exons ATGTTGGAAAACCCTACACCCACCGCAGCTGATGCCGCTCCTGCCATCAAACGCTATGCTCCTCCCAATCAACG AAATCGTTCTCTCGGACGCCGTAAATCTGGAG ATCGGTTTGATTGGACTAACAATGTTTATGGGAATGATTCAGAGAAGAATCAAGGTGCCACATCGAGAAACATTAATCCAGTCGGGGATGCTGGGAGCAGCGCTATCCTGAATGAAGACAACCCTCGTCATGCTTTGATACCTTTAGAAGGCTGTTCTAGAAGTGATGCCTCTAGGCTTTTAAGCAATC GTTGGGCAGCTGTCTTACATCGCTACCATGATACATCCATTGACTTGTCTG AAAGACCAGTTCTGTACTCTGGAATTAGTGATTCAGCCTGGAGGAATTTCAGACTTCCCCATCAG ATGATGTCCCCAGCAAACAAAACCGGGCCTTCATCTGGCTCACAGATGGATTTCTTAGCTGAGCTTCGTCGTGCAATTCGAAATGCCAATACCGACAACTAA